The nucleotide sequence AATCTTTATATGAATATAATTCGAAAAATCAATTAACACATACTACGCACAACAGGTTTAATTCAAATGACGAATTAGAGTATATAGAAGAAGAGACAAACTATAAATATTTAGAAGATGGTAGAGTTTCTTCATATCAGATTGAGACTAGTTGGCCTCTATATACTAGTACTCTTAGTCCTACTACTGAATATGTGACTTATGATTACAACAATCACCAAAGAATTGGTGAAACAAATTTAGCAACTTCAAAAGCTAAAACGATAACTTTATTAGATGAAAACGATCGACCAATTGAAGTAAAAGAATATATAAATGAATCTGAAGTAGGAAAAAGAATATATAGCTGGCAAAACGAAAATATAATTAAAGTTGAGTATTTTGATAAAACTAGCTCTGGATATCTTCTATCCTTTGAAAGGGATAAAACCTATGATAATAAACTAAACCCAAATAAAAATAAATCAAATATATTCTCGTCACAGAATAATACTGTATCATCTATATTCAAAGAATATAATAGTAATTCTCAGCTTAATATTACTATTTATGATAACTATGATCATAAATATGATAAAGATAATTACCCTATTTCATATACTATGACAAGAACATCAACAGACAGTGATAACGAAGTTACTGTGAGAGCTACTTATATCTATCAATCATTAAATTAATAGGGACCTCTATTGTATTTCAATAGTATCTTTAAATTCTGAGGAACATTACAAATCCACCTAATAACTAACTTTCAAATACAATGTCAATGTAAGATTATTATTAGGTGGAGTCACATATTACAATTCTACATTTCGTTCCCTACAAAATTCAAGGTTTGGACTACTTCTAATGAATAGTTATAAAATTTAAGTTGCCCCTCTTCGAAGAAGTAATGGTATTTCTTTGACTCCTCTTTTCCGTTCTCAGTGAATGTAATCAAACGATTATCGATATTAATTTCCCATGTTCCTTTCTTTGGAGTTTTGCTTTTTTGAGTAGTCAAGAAGTGATTCTCAGGTGTAAATTCAATATACATTTCGTCTTCTCCTACGACCTGCCATTTACCTAGAAATGGTTTTTCGGCCACTTTTTGAGTAAACTTTTGATCGATATTAGGAGTACGTCTTTCTAATTGCATCACTTGGTCAGTAATGTCTTCTGGATAAAGGTGTAATAAGCCTCCGGCCCAAAAGCAATTCAGAACCAATTCGTCTTTTTCACTTTCTTGTGTTAAGGTGATATTACTTTTCTTCGCATCGAAAGACCAAATACCTGAAGCCTTAGATCTATTTTCATGTATTAGTTGAAATGTATTGTCCTCATTAAAGACGAAGCTTTGTATTTTTCTTCCAAATACAAACCATTCTCCAAGAAGTAATGATTTCGATAGTTTTAGTTTTTGATCGTCTGAATAAAATATATTTCTAATGGAAACATCCTCTAATACACTTTCATCGTTATAATAAAACTTCTTGGTCCAATTCCCATTCTGATCATATTCGTATTCAAAATATCTTATGTCGTTCTCTTTTTGATTGAAATCTTCTATGACAACTTCTTCCTTCGTCAGATCTCCAAAATGGTTGTACTCATACTTTGTAAAACGCTTTACTTTTCCATTGGGTAGTTTTTCTGTGATGGATTTTGACACCCCATCTTTATTATCATATTCAGTAATCAACAATACTTCACCATCAATGCTAACCTTTGTCTTTTTACTGAGTGCTTTACCTTCATACTCTTTCAAAGTTGTGTATAATTTCTTACCATCCGCATCAAGGTATACACTCTCTATATTTTCACCATCAACAAACTTATTTTCGAAGGTATTATTTAATTCATTTTTCATAAAAACTGAGGACGATATGATATTCCCATTCTTGTCGAAAGAATTTTCATAACGCCACATCTCTTTCCCTTTATAATCTAGAAATTGAGTATGAGTGATACTATTCGCTTGGTTATAATGATAGATATCTTGCGATAAGTCTGCTTGGTAGACAATTCTAAAAACCCCTTTTTTCAGCTTGGTATCGTATTTTTTTTCTATGATTTTAACCACTTCTCCTTTTAGAGATGCTGTTTTCTTAAAGTTCTTCTGAGATGATGATATACATGAAGAGAATACGATCACTAGTAATACAAATATCTGCTTTGTCATTTTAGTCTGAGTTAGTTCAATAAAATTAGATATGCAGCAAATATACACATGTATTAAGTGATACAATAAATTTAATTGATCGTTATTTCACAGTGTATACTTCTTGATTTATAACATACCACACATTGGAATATGCAGTATGTTATTCTGTTATCAAGAATTATTATTTTTTATAGTTTGGATCGTGACTATCTATTATTTCGATTTCATGTAAATCAATTTTAACTATTCATCTAGTTAGATTCCTACAAATCTTCTCCAGATTTATAAATCATTTTATTCGTATTACTATCTAGTTTACCTTCTTTTAATAATACTCCATTTTCGTTGTAAGAAGAATTGTAAACTAAGTTATTGTTGTTATAGATTCTATGGATTTTTAATTGACCAGAAGGATACCATTTCTTGCTATCTCCATTTTTCAGACCTTTTGAATAAGTGATCAGTGTTTCTAAAGTATTGGTATTATCAAAGTAAAAGACTTCCTGTCCATCTAATACACCATTCTTATAAAATTTCTCACTGTACACTTTGTTCTCCGTTTCCTCAGAATACTCAATATATTTTCCTTCGAGTTTACCCTTTTGATACTCACATGCTACATCTTTAAATCCATTATCATAGAATGATTGATATGCCCCTTCAATGTATCCTTCTTTATAAAAACATAGTGTTTTTACTTTCCCATTTTTATGAAACTCTTCGTACTTCCCTACTTTCTTTTGATCTTCATAACGTATACTCTCTTGCAACTGTCCATTGTCATAATACGTTAATTCCGTTCCCATTCTTTTTCCTTCCTTGTACTTCCTTTCTACAAATAATTGGTTGTTTTTATTGTAGTAGAAATACTTTCCATCTTTGAGTCCATTTTTATAATTTATCTTCTCTTTGGGGTTTCCATCACTGTAGTATTTTACATACACCCCTTCTAACTTTCCATTTTTAAAGTACGATTGCTCTTCTACTTTTCCATCTTCAAAATAGTAGTAGCTTTTCCCTTCAGGAATACCATTTTCATAATGCCTCATGTACCTTAGTGTACCATCATCATAATACTTTTTATGATCACCTGATAATTTATCATGATCATATTCTTTCTCTGAAATGACAATTCCTTCATTGGTGAATTTTTTAAAAACACCATGTTTTACTCCTCTATCATAGTTTTCAATACGATAAACCAAGTGGTTGTATTGAGTAGATTTAAAGTAATACGTCCACTCTCCATGCTTTTGACCGTTCAAAAGATTTCCCTTTGATTTCAACAGTTTTCCTCCGGTATAATTGACCTGTTCCTCTAAACTATCTTGAACAACCTGTCCGTAAGTGGTAATAGACAATAGAGAAAAAACTAGAAAGACAAAACCAATGAATTTGTTTTGAAAACACATATAGAAAAGTATTGAGGGTGATGAATAATTAAATTTATCGCTTTAACATCAATATCAAAACATCTCATCATTGAAAAAACATTCCAATAAAATGGAAAACTAACACACACTACATTAATACAGATATTTATCAGAGTATAGGATATAAAAAAAGGTTTGTAAAACGCATCAATAACATTTTCAAACCTTTGTTCTCTTAAAACATTTTTGTTCTTCTAGGAAATTTCAACCCTTCAAAATCTGGTTGAGGAATTTGAATGTTCGCAGCATCTACTATTGGTAAGACCAATTTATCATTAATCTTCAATGCCTTGAACAAAAAAATGGTCAGCAAGAAAGTAAGCACATCTGCCAAAGGCAACGCCAACCATATCCCATTAACTCCCCAAAATTTGGGAAGGACAGAAATACTAATGGCCATAAATACAATTCCTCTACAAATTGAAATCGCATTAGCTAAACTAGCTCTATTCATTGCTTGTAAATAGGAGATATTCATAAAGTTGGCTCCTACAAAAACAACTGCACTTGTGTATAATAAAAGACCATTGGCAGTATAAGGAATAATTGCTTCCTCCCCAGTAAATACGCCAACAATATATTCAGCATAAAAGACAGTTAACAGCAACACGACAAGCGTCAATGTAAAAGCGACTTTTTGTCCATATCTATAGATCTCTATTACTCTCTTATATTCTTTTAAGCCAAAGTATTTACTTACAAGTGGTTGGATACCCTGAGCTAATCCGATAAAGAACATACGAGGAATCACAAAAACATAAGCGATAATCCCAAACGCAGCAACGCCAGTTTCTCCTTCTGTTTTGATCAACGCTAAATTGACTAAAACTGTAATTACCATTACAGCTGCTTCCAAGATAAAAGAAGAAAAACCAAGGCTACTGATTCTGTAGATCGATTTCCAATCGATGCCTTTTCCTTTTAATGTCAATTGAAAAGAAGATGTAAAGAAGTGAGTCACTAAGTATAAAGCAGAAACCACTTGTGCAATTGCAGTAGCATAGGCACCTCCTTTGATCCCCATATTCAATTGGAAGATAAAGAAGTAGTCCAAAATCACGTTGGTTACTGCACCGAGTACTAAAGAGTACATAGCCTTTTTAGGTGCATTATCATTTCTTACAAATGCATTGAGTGAAAAGGAAATCATCAAAAAGAATGCTGCTAACAGGCAAGGGTATAAATAATCCTTGACCAAAGGTAACAAACGGTCTGTAGCCCCAAATGCATAAAGTATTTCATTTGGGAATAAAAAAACGATACAAGCAACCACACCATATACAGCAAGGTTGAGTAATAATGTATAAGTAAAAATGCGGTTTTTCTTATCTTGTTCATGCGGATGAAGTGCCACCAATGTAGCCCCACCTACACCAAACATTAAACCCATTGCGGCTAACAGGTTGATCACTGGATACCCTACATTGACTGCAGCGATGGCTTCAGTTCCAATTCCTCTAGCGATAAAAATTCCATCTGCCACCACATATAATGAGTTGACAAGCATTCCTAATGCCGATGGCAAAGCAAAACGATAAAACTGCTTTCTGAATGCACTCTTAGTGTTCATAGAAGCTTTAGGTATTCCTACTGCACCTGTTGACATTTTTGTATTGATAAAATGGTTATTAAAGCAAAAATTTGAGATTTTAACGGGCTAAAATCAAAACCCTAACACTCTGATTTAAAGCTATTTTTGGTCTATTCTAGATTTTGATGGCGCGAATATAGGAGTTTTAAAATTACTGTCAATAGTTGGAAAAAATTTGACTGATCGGCTTAACTATTATTAGCTAAAGGAACAGTCTTATTCGGAGAAGAAGTACCCTATCAAAAAAATATTTAAGGAAAAGTGTGACTTTTAGAAAACCCTGCGAATAATAAGATAAACATTAAAAGTTCAGACCATGAAAACAATAAAATCACATTCAACTAAAACGAATTGAATGGAGACAAACAGAAAAAATAAATTCATATCGACAATCAATTCACACAAAAAAATCATTTACAAGATTGTGAATTCTTATTGTCAGGATATTGAAGATCGAAAAGATTTGGAGCAGGAAATCATCATTCAATTATGGAATGCTTTTGATAAGTATAACCCAGAATATAAATACTCTACTTGGATGTATCGGATTGCACTAAATGTAGCTATTTCATTTTACAGGAAGGAAAAGAAATGGCTAGCCAATAATGATTTTTCTAGCGTAGAATCTATTTACAATGTCGTTGATGAGAATGAAGACGAGACGGAGTTAGACAACAATATAAAGTTGTTACAACAATTCATTAATGATTTAGATGAATTAAATAAAGCTCTGATGCTGTTGTATTTGGAAGAGAAGTCGTACGTTGAAATCGCAGAGATTTTAGGTATCTCAAAAACTAATGTAGCGACAAAAATCAGTAGACTTAAATTAAAATTAAAGAAAGAGTTTCAAAAAAATAATAGATAATGGAAGATATAGAACTAAAAAAATTATTCGCCGCATACGATTCAAAGCTGGATAAAATGCTTCAGGTAAATGACGCTGTAATCGATTCATTGCCACTTGATAAATCTAAAAAAAATAGAGATCGTATCGTAAGATTTAGAAGTATTGAAGTAGCAACTTTTAGTATCATTGTGCTATTATTGGGCGGATATATTGCTAACCATTGGGGGCAAACACATTTAGTTATCAGCGGAATTATTGTACACCTATTTGCAATAGTTGCTCTTGTGGGAAGCATAGGCCAAGTTGTGCTCCTACGACAAATTGATTTCTCAAAACCTATTGTTGAAATCAGGAAAAAAACGGAGCTTGTTAATGCACATGGTTTATTATTTATAAAATTGATATTCCTTTCTACTCCTGTTTGGTGGGCTTATGCAATTGTAGGTATTAATGTCATCCTTGGAGTGGATCTATATCCTTATTTAGAGCCAGGTTTCGTACAAAGATATTTCATCGCCAATTTCCTTTTGGTTATCCCAATTGTATGGGCCTTTAATAAGTTATCACACAAAAATTTACATATTAAATGGGTAAGAACGACAATCAAAGTATTTACTGGCTCTAAAACAATGGAGGCTTTGGAAGCTATAAACGAAATTGAGGAGTTTGAGAAGTAAATATTTACATCTTACAGTGAAAAATAATGCTCCTTTTTTATGAATTGGGAGTTGAAATAGATTTATTTCCCCCTCATCAGCCCAGGACTTAAGTCCTGGGCTGATGAGGGAAAGTATTGTGTTAAGACTAACAAAGAATATAATCACAAATTATCCCTAAATTTGCCCTCACCACAACAAACTTATTTAACCACTAAAAAATATGTCAGGAATAAAAGCAATTCGTTTTATAGGTCTTCTAGAAGGGATCTCTTTCCTATTAATTCTGTTTGTTTCAATGCCATTGAAATACATTGCAGATATACATGAGCCAAATAAAATTATTGGAATGGGGCATGGCGTATTATTTATTCTATATGTAGCCATTGTCTTATACATTCACTTCACTATAAAATGGGGCTTCAAAAATAGTGCTTGGGCATTTGCAGCATCACTGATTCCATTTGGAACTTTTGTGGCAGATAAGAAGATATTTAAAGGTTATGATAACTAGACTTTGGTTATTCAAATCCAGCAAAAGTATAACAATAAAAAAATATCATAAGTCAGCATCATAAACTGACTTATGATATAACTAAAAATTACCAAGCGACTTCTTCGCCCATATGAATAAATTTACCGTTAAAGTCTGTTTCTTCTTCAAGAGAAAGACTTACTGATGTTTTCGCTCCATCTACTACTTCCATTGGTGCACCGTCTGTACCTAGATCAGTTTTTACCCATCCTGGGTGTGCTGAATTTACGTTGACATTTGTCCCTTCTAAAGCGGCTGCCAAATGAACAGTAAATGAATTAAGAGCGGCTTTTGAAGCATCATAAGCAAACGGTTTTACACTATAATAAGGAGATTCGGTATCGCTTTGTACGGTATTAGATCCCAAAATACTTGACAGGTTGACAACTCTTCCTGCATCACTTTTCTTCAGTAATGGTAACAATTCCTGTGTTAAATTCACTACACTGAAGAAATTGACATCAAATGTATTTTGTAAAGTACTTGAAGAAATATTTTCTGATGTGTTCGTTCCTAGTGGTTCATCTTGATGCATAATACCTGCATTATTCACCAAGATATCAAGCTTTCCATACTGACTTTCAATATAGCCTTTTAGCGTTTTGATTTCAGAGTTACTGGTCACTTCCAATTGGACTAATTCAACGTCCAAACCTTCAGATTTCAGCTTTTCTACTGCAGTCTCTCCTTTCGATTTATCTCTAGAAGCCATCAGTACTTTGATACCTTTTGCCCC is from Flammeovirga agarivorans and encodes:
- a CDS encoding toxin-antitoxin system YwqK family antitoxin — protein: MCFQNKFIGFVFLVFSLLSITTYGQVVQDSLEEQVNYTGGKLLKSKGNLLNGQKHGEWTYYFKSTQYNHLVYRIENYDRGVKHGVFKKFTNEGIVISEKEYDHDKLSGDHKKYYDDGTLRYMRHYENGIPEGKSYYYFEDGKVEEQSYFKNGKLEGVYVKYYSDGNPKEKINYKNGLKDGKYFYYNKNNQLFVERKYKEGKRMGTELTYYDNGQLQESIRYEDQKKVGKYEEFHKNGKVKTLCFYKEGYIEGAYQSFYDNGFKDVACEYQKGKLEGKYIEYSEETENKVYSEKFYKNGVLDGQEVFYFDNTNTLETLITYSKGLKNGDSKKWYPSGQLKIHRIYNNNNLVYNSSYNENGVLLKEGKLDSNTNKMIYKSGEDL
- a CDS encoding MATE family efflux transporter produces the protein MSTGAVGIPKASMNTKSAFRKQFYRFALPSALGMLVNSLYVVADGIFIARGIGTEAIAAVNVGYPVINLLAAMGLMFGVGGATLVALHPHEQDKKNRIFTYTLLLNLAVYGVVACIVFLFPNEILYAFGATDRLLPLVKDYLYPCLLAAFFLMISFSLNAFVRNDNAPKKAMYSLVLGAVTNVILDYFFIFQLNMGIKGGAYATAIAQVVSALYLVTHFFTSSFQLTLKGKGIDWKSIYRISSLGFSSFILEAAVMVITVLVNLALIKTEGETGVAAFGIIAYVFVIPRMFFIGLAQGIQPLVSKYFGLKEYKRVIEIYRYGQKVAFTLTLVVLLLTVFYAEYIVGVFTGEEAIIPYTANGLLLYTSAVVFVGANFMNISYLQAMNRASLANAISICRGIVFMAISISVLPKFWGVNGIWLALPLADVLTFLLTIFLFKALKINDKLVLPIVDAANIQIPQPDFEGLKFPRRTKMF
- a CDS encoding RNA polymerase sigma factor, with protein sequence METNRKNKFISTINSHKKIIYKIVNSYCQDIEDRKDLEQEIIIQLWNAFDKYNPEYKYSTWMYRIALNVAISFYRKEKKWLANNDFSSVESIYNVVDENEDETELDNNIKLLQQFINDLDELNKALMLLYLEEKSYVEIAEILGISKTNVATKISRLKLKLKKEFQKNNR
- a CDS encoding DUF3817 domain-containing protein — protein: MSGIKAIRFIGLLEGISFLLILFVSMPLKYIADIHEPNKIIGMGHGVLFILYVAIVLYIHFTIKWGFKNSAWAFAASLIPFGTFVADKKIFKGYDN
- a CDS encoding SDR family oxidoreductase produces the protein MKRIALVTGANKGLGFETARQLGAKGIKVLMASRDKSKGETAVEKLKSEGLDVELVQLEVTSNSEIKTLKGYIESQYGKLDILVNNAGIMHQDEPLGTNTSENISSSTLQNTFDVNFFSVVNLTQELLPLLKKSDAGRVVNLSSILGSNTVQSDTESPYYSVKPFAYDASKAALNSFTVHLAAALEGTNVNVNSAHPGWVKTDLGTDGAPMEVVDGAKTSVSLSLEEETDFNGKFIHMGEEVAW